One genomic segment of Campylobacter sp. RM16189 includes these proteins:
- a CDS encoding relaxase/mobilization nuclease domain-containing protein: MLVKFFSNKQGGSISGINYLLNHRVKDQTARVLKGNEAITRNIVSNITKKQKLCMDCLSFEEKDIDLSLKQTIIDEFETLLFGNDKDRYNILWVEHIDKGRLELNFAIPKIDLITGLAFNPYYDRVDRPLVDSWQNYINFKFGFTDPKDPVKAHILQGSRKELKSIKDYIELEKILVDKLINNEFSCRDDILKALKNSNIEVTRIGKDYISVKLPNSKKAKRFKGDMFHESFTDTASLEQLREKTQRRAKEFKDTRDGNNAGEQEPRSFIFENEICKPRDIFSGVAIEKFRIIKFKQSLSKRDQELSRLKTKLNNAIQKRNNWLQEQSSREPRRNSNISNIISDNIYSDSFYINMELQPLFGKQKTQTNKSKYENLYKTKYNWQTTINDKTKIFTTRMYHDTTRARVIKRIRDKREARERENRIIKRTTQRIQDFGQEINRLRSSIQRTNSNTTRISKFISGFRRKIDVLRELSFDIISRVGWVKREARNLFKLKLNRSKEISKKRDISDMGFG, translated from the coding sequence TTGTTAGTTAAATTCTTTTCTAACAAACAAGGCGGAAGTATATCCGGAATTAACTATCTTTTAAATCATAGAGTCAAAGATCAAACGGCTAGAGTTTTAAAAGGAAATGAGGCTATAACCAGAAATATAGTTTCAAACATAACTAAAAAACAAAAACTATGTATGGACTGTCTATCGTTTGAAGAAAAAGATATTGATCTATCTTTAAAACAAACAATAATAGATGAATTTGAAACTCTTTTATTTGGAAATGATAAAGATAGATACAATATCTTATGGGTAGAACATATAGACAAGGGGCGGCTTGAACTAAATTTCGCCATTCCAAAGATAGATCTAATAACAGGACTAGCTTTTAACCCATACTATGATAGGGTAGATAGACCTCTCGTAGACTCTTGGCAAAACTACATAAACTTTAAATTTGGTTTTACAGATCCAAAAGACCCTGTTAAAGCTCATATACTTCAAGGCTCAAGGAAAGAATTAAAATCTATAAAGGATTATATAGAACTTGAAAAGATACTAGTAGATAAATTAATCAATAATGAATTTAGCTGTAGAGATGACATCTTAAAAGCCCTTAAAAATAGCAATATAGAAGTAACCAGAATAGGAAAAGACTATATATCAGTCAAGCTACCAAATAGTAAAAAGGCTAAAAGATTTAAAGGAGATATGTTTCATGAAAGCTTTACAGACACTGCAAGCTTGGAGCAACTCAGAGAAAAGACACAAAGAAGAGCAAAAGAGTTTAAAGATACAAGGGATGGAAATAATGCTGGCGAACAAGAACCAAGAAGTTTCATCTTTGAAAACGAAATATGCAAACCTAGAGACATCTTTTCAGGAGTTGCAATTGAGAAATTTAGAATTATCAAATTCAAACAAAGCCTGTCAAAAAGAGATCAAGAGCTTAGCAGACTCAAAACAAAACTTAACAATGCAATACAAAAAAGAAACAACTGGCTTCAAGAGCAATCTTCAAGAGAGCCAAGAAGAAACTCAAATATATCAAATATTATCAGCGATAATATTTATAGTGATAGTTTTTATATCAATATGGAGTTACAGCCTCTATTCGGAAAACAAAAAACTCAAACAAACAAATCAAAATATGAAAACTTATATAAAACAAAATATAACTGGCAAACAACAATAAATGATAAAACTAAAATCTTTACTACAAGGATGTATCATGATACTACTAGAGCAAGAGTTATTAAAAGAATTAGAGATAAAAGAGAGGCAAGAGAAAGAGAGAATAGAATTATTAAACGAACTACTCAAAGAATTCAAGACTTTGGACAAGAGATTAACCGGCTTAGAAGCAGTATTCAAAGAACAAACTCTAATACAACAAGAATTTCAAAATTCATCAGTGGATTTAGAAGAAAGATT